One window of the Natrinema sp. CBA1119 genome contains the following:
- a CDS encoding type 1 glutamine amidotransferase domain-containing protein, with translation MTDALFVVSEEGYWGEECVEPLEALTEAGVEITVATPSGDPPVVDERSLDPEQVGEETAEHVREVAETDDRLNDPIPIAQADAEGYDAVVFPGGHGTEWDINQDKHARELLRDIVEGDGKALVVCHAVGMLGFARDSHGAFIVNGRDVTGFPNEWEEGIVDEADRMPDGRKLPYWVEDEVKEAGGNWDAELDSDTSVTVDGDLVTARGPGSSSAAAETLLEELDV, from the coding sequence ATGACGGACGCACTATTCGTCGTCAGCGAAGAAGGGTACTGGGGAGAGGAATGCGTCGAGCCGCTCGAGGCGCTCACCGAAGCGGGCGTCGAGATCACGGTCGCGACACCGTCGGGCGATCCGCCGGTCGTCGACGAGCGATCGCTCGATCCGGAACAGGTCGGCGAGGAGACCGCCGAACACGTCCGTGAGGTCGCCGAGACTGACGATCGACTGAACGATCCGATCCCGATCGCACAGGCCGACGCCGAGGGGTATGACGCCGTCGTTTTCCCCGGCGGCCACGGCACCGAGTGGGACATCAATCAGGACAAACACGCCCGCGAACTCCTCCGCGATATCGTCGAGGGCGACGGCAAGGCGCTCGTCGTCTGCCACGCCGTCGGCATGCTCGGCTTCGCCCGCGACAGTCACGGCGCGTTCATCGTTAACGGCCGGGATGTGACCGGCTTCCCCAACGAGTGGGAGGAGGGCATCGTCGACGAGGCCGACCGCATGCCCGACGGCCGCAAGCTCCCCTACTGGGTCGAGGACGAAGTGAAAGAAGCGGGCGGCAACTGGGACGCCGAACTCGATTCCGACACCAGCGTCACCGTCGATGGCGACCTCGTCACCGCCCGCGGCCCCGGCTCCTCGAGCGCCGCGGCCGAGACCCTGCTCGAGGAACTGGACGTCTGA
- a CDS encoding Hsp20/alpha crystallin family protein yields MADRPRPFDGIDDLLDRLNRQIETAARSWETQVDNRSRLDLSTGGSTTSLDLADEGDGFVVTVDVPGYESDDLELRLSGESLAVSGQREHSQEMGGDEENYIRRERKTESFSRQIRLPEPVDADAVQASVNNGILTVRLPKREADEEAHSIDID; encoded by the coding sequence ATGGCAGATCGACCGCGTCCGTTCGACGGTATCGACGACCTGCTCGACCGACTCAATCGCCAGATCGAGACGGCGGCCCGATCGTGGGAAACGCAGGTGGACAACCGGAGCCGACTCGATCTCTCGACGGGCGGCTCGACGACGAGTCTGGACCTCGCCGACGAGGGCGACGGGTTCGTCGTCACCGTCGACGTCCCCGGCTACGAGAGCGACGACCTCGAGTTGCGCCTCTCCGGCGAGTCGCTGGCCGTTTCCGGGCAGCGAGAACACAGTCAGGAGATGGGCGGCGACGAAGAGAATTACATCCGTCGGGAACGGAAGACTGAGTCATTCAGCCGGCAGATTCGGCTTCCCGAACCGGTCGACGCCGACGCGGTTCAGGCCAGCGTCAACAACGGCATCCTGACCGTGCGGCTGCCAAAGCGCGAGGCGGACGAGGAGGCGCACTCGATCGACATCGACTGA
- a CDS encoding bifunctional oligoribonuclease/PAP phosphatase NrnA yields MSRAAELVSVLEATDSLAIVCHDNPDPDCLASALALEAIARDHDVEEVTIAYGGEISHQQNRAFVNLLEISLRTLSRTAIEEYDSVSFVDHTRPGANTEVPADVTPDIVVDHHPGESVDAAFEDVRDEYGATATIFIEYLQELEVDLTTRLASALLFALHRERLDFVREPTRREYEAALAVYPDADLEILEQLYGSAFSPGTLDAIGRAIASRERRGSSLVASVGKTGETDALPQAADYLLNLEGVDTVLVYGVVGDAIRLSGRSIDPRVHMGETLAEGFDELGAVGGHHDMAGGRIELGLFADDDDDDGALLEFVGGRLTRRFFDALNLDD; encoded by the coding sequence ATGTCACGCGCGGCCGAGCTCGTGTCCGTCCTCGAGGCCACGGACTCGCTGGCGATCGTCTGCCACGACAATCCGGATCCGGACTGTCTCGCCAGCGCGCTCGCGCTCGAAGCGATCGCGCGAGACCACGATGTCGAGGAGGTGACGATCGCCTACGGCGGCGAGATCTCCCACCAGCAAAACCGCGCGTTCGTCAACCTCCTCGAGATCAGTCTCCGGACGCTCTCGAGGACCGCGATCGAGGAGTACGACAGCGTGAGCTTCGTCGACCACACCAGACCGGGGGCGAACACCGAAGTGCCGGCGGACGTCACTCCCGACATCGTCGTCGATCACCACCCCGGCGAGTCGGTCGACGCCGCGTTCGAGGACGTTCGCGACGAATACGGTGCGACCGCGACCATCTTCATCGAGTATCTGCAGGAACTCGAGGTCGACCTGACGACGCGGCTCGCCTCCGCGCTCCTCTTCGCGCTCCACCGCGAGCGGCTGGATTTCGTCCGCGAACCCACGCGACGCGAGTACGAGGCCGCGCTCGCCGTCTATCCCGACGCCGACCTCGAGATCCTCGAGCAGCTGTACGGCAGCGCGTTCTCGCCGGGGACGCTCGACGCGATCGGCCGAGCGATCGCCAGTCGAGAGCGCCGGGGCTCGTCCCTCGTCGCGAGCGTCGGTAAGACCGGCGAGACCGACGCGCTTCCCCAGGCGGCGGACTACCTGCTCAACCTCGAGGGGGTGGACACCGTGTTGGTCTACGGCGTCGTCGGCGACGCGATTCGGCTGAGCGGCCGCTCGATCGATCCGCGAGTTCACATGGGCGAGACGCTGGCGGAGGGGTTCGACGAACTCGGTGCGGTCGGCGGCCACCATGACATGGCCGGCGGCCGGATCGAACTGGGGCTCTTCGCGGACGACGACGACGACGACGGCGCACTCCTCGAGTTCGTCGGCGGACGGCTCACCCGTCGGTTCTTCGACGCGCTGAACCTCGACGACTGA
- a CDS encoding thiolase domain-containing protein has translation MRDAYLVGAGQSDYGAFPSESYRSLFRTAFDAATDSVPKELEADDVDEAFVGNLGVGGRQLGLSGPAVTEHVGLDGVPCTRVENACAASGFAVRQAVQAVKSGMADVVLAGGFEIMSDMSSDATKYWLGVSGETEWERLSGTTFSGVYAQMASVHMERYGTTREQLSRVAVKNHSNGAKNPHAQLGFECSLEDAQSAPVVADPLNLYHCCPTSDGAACALIVSEDVVDDYTDDPIRVAGVGAGSDTVGLFQRDTYTGVPASQRAAESAYEMADVAPDELDFAEVHDCFAIAELLAYEDLGFCEEGEAGQLIESGATELGGELPVNTSGGLKSKGHPIGATGAGQVVEAYKQLSGAAGERQVENPTRGLTHNVGGSGGASVIHIFEKEREVSA, from the coding sequence ATGCGAGACGCGTACCTCGTCGGTGCGGGGCAGTCGGATTACGGGGCTTTCCCGTCGGAGAGCTACCGATCACTGTTCCGGACGGCGTTCGATGCGGCGACGGACAGCGTACCGAAGGAACTCGAGGCCGACGACGTCGACGAGGCGTTCGTCGGTAACCTCGGCGTCGGCGGCCGCCAGCTCGGCCTCTCCGGACCCGCGGTAACCGAACACGTCGGCCTCGACGGCGTCCCCTGTACCCGGGTCGAAAACGCCTGCGCGGCCAGCGGCTTTGCGGTGCGACAGGCCGTGCAGGCCGTCAAATCGGGAATGGCGGACGTCGTCCTCGCGGGCGGCTTCGAGATCATGTCGGATATGAGCTCGGACGCGACGAAGTACTGGCTCGGGGTCTCGGGCGAGACCGAGTGGGAACGCCTCTCCGGAACCACGTTCTCCGGCGTCTACGCCCAGATGGCCAGCGTCCACATGGAACGGTACGGGACCACGCGCGAACAGCTCTCCCGGGTCGCCGTCAAGAACCACTCGAACGGCGCGAAGAATCCCCACGCCCAGTTGGGATTCGAGTGCTCGCTCGAGGACGCCCAGTCCGCCCCGGTCGTCGCGGACCCACTCAATCTCTATCACTGCTGTCCGACTTCGGACGGCGCGGCGTGTGCGCTGATCGTCAGCGAGGACGTCGTCGACGACTACACGGACGACCCGATCCGGGTCGCCGGCGTCGGTGCCGGCAGCGACACCGTCGGCCTCTTCCAGCGCGATACGTACACCGGCGTGCCGGCGAGCCAGCGGGCGGCCGAATCGGCCTACGAGATGGCCGACGTCGCACCCGATGAGCTCGACTTCGCGGAGGTCCACGACTGCTTTGCGATCGCGGAACTGCTGGCCTACGAGGATCTCGGATTCTGTGAGGAAGGTGAGGCCGGACAACTCATCGAGTCCGGCGCGACCGAACTCGGCGGCGAGTTGCCGGTCAACACGTCGGGTGGCCTCAAGTCGAAGGGCCATCCCATCGGCGCGACCGGTGCCGGCCAGGTCGTCGAGGCCTACAAGCAACTCTCCGGCGCGGCCGGTGAGCGACAGGTCGAAAACCCCACACGCGGGCTGACTCACAACGTCGGCGGCAGCGGCGGTGCATCCGTGATTCACATTTTCGAGAAGGAACGGGAGGTGAGCGCGTGA
- a CDS encoding zinc ribbon domain-containing protein → MTAAITGVGAYAPRFRISSEAFEEAWGQFHAAGVTEKAVPSADEDTLTMAYEAATRALEAAATDPDDIDWLGVASSRLPAAEEDLTVRLGAMLSLSESATGQLFSGSTRSGTRALWAGMDALEADSTTALVVAADAPRGDPDDGMDHAAGAGSAAFVLESDGPAEITDRAEYAAPYPGTRFRNTGEDETRGLGVTQYDRQAFTETIGGAVDGLEVEPDTEAAAIQAPDGKLPYRAAGAAGVSTDEIQAAATVHELGDLGAASVPLSLARALADGYESILAVSHGSGAGADAFVVSVASATQRSEGEVPAVTALEGDDPLTYAEYLRQRGVVTTGPPSGGGAYVSVPSWRRSLPQRYRLEAGRCSECGALSFPPEGACDDCGALADYEAIELAGEGTIEAVTTISQGGAPPEFAEQQARSGDYAAAIVALETDSGDETVSAPAMGTDADPADFSVGDRIETTIRRIYTQEGVTRYGFKIRPASE, encoded by the coding sequence ATGACGGCCGCGATCACCGGCGTCGGCGCGTATGCACCGCGGTTCCGAATCAGCAGCGAAGCCTTCGAGGAGGCCTGGGGGCAGTTCCACGCCGCCGGCGTGACCGAGAAGGCCGTTCCCTCGGCCGACGAGGACACCCTGACGATGGCCTACGAGGCCGCGACGCGAGCGCTCGAGGCAGCGGCGACCGACCCCGACGACATCGACTGGCTGGGCGTCGCGTCCTCGCGACTGCCGGCGGCCGAGGAGGACCTGACCGTCCGGCTCGGGGCGATGCTATCCCTCTCCGAGTCGGCGACCGGACAGCTCTTCAGCGGCAGCACCCGTTCCGGCACCCGCGCGCTGTGGGCCGGTATGGACGCGCTCGAGGCCGACTCGACGACCGCGCTCGTCGTCGCAGCCGACGCACCGCGGGGCGACCCCGACGACGGGATGGATCACGCCGCCGGGGCCGGCAGTGCTGCGTTCGTCCTCGAGTCCGACGGGCCGGCCGAGATCACCGACCGCGCCGAGTACGCCGCGCCCTATCCGGGAACGCGGTTCCGCAATACCGGCGAGGACGAGACCCGGGGTCTGGGCGTCACCCAGTACGACCGGCAGGCGTTCACCGAGACGATCGGCGGTGCCGTCGACGGCCTCGAGGTCGAACCGGACACCGAAGCGGCCGCGATCCAGGCCCCCGACGGCAAACTGCCCTATCGCGCGGCCGGTGCGGCCGGCGTCAGCACGGACGAGATCCAGGCCGCCGCGACGGTCCACGAGCTGGGCGACCTCGGTGCCGCGAGCGTCCCGCTGTCGCTCGCGCGGGCACTTGCGGACGGCTACGAGTCGATCCTCGCGGTCTCCCACGGGAGCGGCGCGGGTGCGGATGCATTCGTCGTCAGCGTTGCGTCGGCGACGCAGCGAAGCGAGGGCGAGGTGCCCGCCGTGACCGCACTCGAGGGCGACGACCCGCTCACGTACGCCGAGTACCTCCGCCAGCGCGGCGTCGTCACCACGGGACCGCCGTCGGGCGGCGGCGCGTACGTCAGCGTCCCCTCCTGGCGGCGCTCGCTTCCCCAGCGCTACCGACTCGAGGCCGGTCGGTGTTCGGAATGCGGTGCCCTTTCCTTCCCGCCGGAAGGGGCCTGTGACGACTGCGGTGCGCTCGCCGACTACGAGGCCATCGAACTCGCCGGCGAGGGAACGATCGAAGCCGTGACGACCATCTCGCAGGGCGGCGCGCCGCCGGAGTTCGCCGAACAGCAGGCTCGCTCGGGCGACTACGCGGCCGCGATCGTCGCGCTAGAAACCGATAGCGGCGACGAGACCGTCAGCGCCCCGGCGATGGGGACCGACGCCGATCCCGCCGACTTCTCGGTCGGCGACCGAATCGAGACGACGATCCGCCGGATTTACACGCAGGAAGGCGTCACCCGGTACGGATTCAAAATTCGGCCCGCCAGCGAGTAG
- a CDS encoding DUF3054 domain-containing protein, translated as MDTAVQTGSRDGSIDSERVGIGVVDLGIVVGLVLLGNVEHGGNPIAEPLASLETVAPFVIGWIAVAALAGVYTRDNLIGTDGVRLTATAWIAAANVGLMLRGSPLFEGGTTWPFPVVITGIVLVALLGWRLGYALFRSRLR; from the coding sequence ATGGACACGGCAGTTCAGACCGGCTCCCGGGACGGATCGATCGACAGCGAACGGGTCGGTATCGGCGTCGTCGACCTGGGCATCGTCGTCGGCCTCGTTCTCCTCGGGAACGTCGAACACGGTGGCAACCCGATTGCCGAACCGCTCGCCTCGCTCGAGACGGTCGCCCCGTTCGTGATCGGGTGGATCGCCGTCGCAGCGCTCGCAGGCGTGTACACGCGCGACAATCTCATCGGGACCGATGGCGTTCGTCTGACGGCGACCGCATGGATCGCGGCGGCGAACGTCGGGCTCATGCTTCGTGGATCGCCGTTGTTCGAGGGTGGTACGACCTGGCCGTTTCCGGTCGTCATTACCGGTATCGTGCTCGTCGCCTTGCTCGGTTGGCGGCTCGGATACGCCCTATTCCGCTCACGATTGCGGTAG
- a CDS encoding J domain-containing protein codes for MAAVGDEPAGCDGCGRTTPLEELTTVTMPDGEQVVCCQHCEPHARAAAERGGSLDQRRDTCDGCTGTFRLAELEDVVLDDGTVVTCCPSCVADAPSRDGGGTSGTDGTANGTIEESTAVTDSERSTEAGPDEDRRRCSQCRERVSEELFRVTTIDERTERLCADCKSDAEERGIVTDVEMRKTRAREVLDVDAGASDETLRKAYHEQVKRAHPDRSSGSRSAFGLVTDAYERLRDGD; via the coding sequence ATGGCTGCCGTCGGCGACGAACCGGCCGGCTGTGATGGCTGTGGTCGAACGACTCCGCTCGAGGAACTGACGACAGTGACGATGCCGGACGGCGAACAGGTCGTCTGCTGTCAGCACTGTGAGCCACACGCCAGAGCGGCCGCCGAAAGAGGCGGTTCGCTCGACCAGCGTCGGGACACGTGCGACGGCTGTACCGGCACGTTCCGTCTGGCCGAACTCGAGGACGTGGTGCTCGACGACGGGACCGTGGTGACCTGCTGTCCGTCGTGTGTCGCCGATGCTCCGAGTCGCGACGGTGGTGGAACGTCCGGTACTGACGGCACTGCTAACGGAACTATAGAGGAATCCACAGCCGTGACCGACTCCGAGCGTTCCACCGAAGCGGGTCCGGACGAGGACCGACGCCGCTGTAGTCAGTGTCGCGAGCGGGTCTCCGAAGAGCTCTTTCGCGTTACCACGATCGACGAGCGCACGGAACGGTTGTGTGCCGACTGCAAGTCCGACGCCGAGGAGCGCGGTATCGTCACCGACGTTGAGATGCGAAAGACGAGGGCTCGCGAGGTTCTCGACGTGGACGCCGGCGCGAGCGACGAGACGCTCCGCAAAGCGTATCACGAGCAGGTCAAACGCGCCCATCCCGACCGCTCGAGCGGTAGTCGATCCGCCTTCGGGCTCGTCACGGACGCTTACGAACGGCTTCGGGACGGCGATTGA
- a CDS encoding toll/interleukin-1 receptor domain-containing protein, translated as MTGEQVYVSHAPGDLELAQDLFSTVKNFPFGVHLALEEIESGRSRKRLEGRLANSDVVVAVLTEDAADNTWIDQEIGYAVAKGIPVVPLRDEGVSRRGYVGDVDGLTIDRGDLSVTIFNLLSRLRSELSPLGALSVPNWYIRFPCTIPDCGHPVTLELEHGQTKLWKLHSHGKHLTTSCAVCESTYYFNPATIGFLGRKDGIDRQSPSRSRS; from the coding sequence ATGACCGGAGAACAGGTGTACGTTTCACACGCGCCAGGTGACCTCGAGCTCGCCCAGGACCTGTTCTCGACGGTCAAAAATTTCCCGTTCGGCGTCCACCTCGCGCTCGAGGAGATCGAGTCCGGGCGATCACGAAAGCGACTCGAGGGGCGTCTCGCCAACAGCGACGTGGTCGTCGCGGTGCTGACCGAGGACGCGGCCGACAACACCTGGATCGATCAGGAAATCGGTTACGCGGTGGCCAAAGGGATTCCCGTCGTGCCGCTTCGCGACGAGGGAGTTAGCCGTCGCGGATACGTCGGCGACGTCGACGGACTGACGATCGATCGGGGGGACCTCTCGGTCACGATTTTCAACCTGCTCTCCCGACTCCGGAGTGAACTCTCACCGCTGGGGGCGCTCTCGGTACCGAACTGGTACATCCGATTCCCGTGTACGATCCCCGACTGCGGCCACCCGGTCACGCTCGAACTCGAGCACGGACAGACGAAACTCTGGAAACTCCACAGCCACGGGAAACACCTGACGACGTCGTGTGCGGTCTGTGAGTCGACGTACTACTTCAACCCGGCGACGATCGGATTTTTGGGCCGCAAAGACGGAATCGATCGTCAATCGCCGTCCCGAAGCCGTTCGTAA
- the tpiA gene encoding triose-phosphate isomerase, with product MFVLVNLKTYPCDPIAVAEAVRDVDETTDARLAVAPQATHLERVAQTGAETWAQHVDSIEHGSNTGQSLAESVADAGAVGTLLNHSERRLKLADIDGAVRAAERANLETIVCANNPAQIGAAAAVGPDAVAVEPPALIGTGTPVSQADPDVVEDAVDAAANVDSEVSVLCGAGISTGADVVAAGDLGAGGVLLASGVAKADDPKAALEDLVAPL from the coding sequence ATGTTCGTCCTCGTTAACCTGAAGACATATCCGTGCGATCCGATCGCCGTCGCAGAAGCTGTCCGTGACGTCGACGAGACCACTGACGCCCGGCTCGCCGTCGCGCCACAGGCGACCCACCTCGAGCGAGTCGCACAAACGGGCGCGGAGACGTGGGCCCAGCACGTCGATTCGATCGAACACGGGAGTAACACCGGGCAATCGCTCGCCGAGAGCGTCGCCGACGCGGGCGCGGTCGGGACGCTGCTCAACCACTCCGAACGGCGACTGAAACTGGCCGACATCGACGGTGCCGTCCGGGCGGCCGAGCGAGCGAACCTCGAGACGATCGTCTGCGCGAACAACCCGGCCCAGATCGGCGCTGCCGCCGCGGTAGGGCCGGACGCGGTCGCCGTCGAACCGCCGGCGCTCATCGGAACCGGCACACCGGTTAGCCAGGCCGATCCAGACGTCGTCGAGGACGCCGTCGACGCCGCCGCGAACGTCGACTCCGAGGTCTCGGTCCTCTGTGGCGCGGGCATTAGTACGGGTGCTGACGTCGTTGCTGCTGGCGATCTCGGTGCCGGGGGCGTCCTCCTCGCAAGCGGCGTCGCGAAGGCCGACGATCCGAAAGCGGCTCTGGAGGACCTCGTCGCGCCGCTCTGA
- a CDS encoding multiprotein bridging factor aMBF1, which translates to MVQCEMCGAETSSPKTIKVEGAKLDVCSDCTDFGTEVKQTSSSGSSTKYSTDSSSSSSSGGQSTGSSASSSSSGGSSQRRSDMFDDMDELATDYDERVRNARENNGLSQSDLANELNEKASLIRKIERGDTLPSDRVQTKLENFLEIDLNAEGSSGEDSEWSGGSSTGSYTLGDVVKRKD; encoded by the coding sequence ATGGTTCAGTGCGAGATGTGTGGGGCCGAGACGTCGTCCCCGAAAACCATCAAAGTCGAGGGCGCGAAGCTAGACGTGTGTTCGGACTGCACGGACTTCGGCACTGAAGTCAAACAGACCTCGAGTTCGGGTTCGTCGACGAAGTACTCGACCGACTCGAGTTCGTCCTCGTCGAGCGGTGGCCAGTCCACCGGTTCGAGCGCGAGTTCCTCGAGTTCGGGCGGCTCGAGTCAGCGCCGGTCGGACATGTTCGACGACATGGACGAACTGGCGACCGATTACGACGAGCGAGTCCGTAACGCTCGTGAAAACAACGGACTGAGCCAGTCCGATCTCGCGAACGAACTCAACGAGAAGGCCAGCCTGATTCGCAAGATCGAGCGCGGCGACACCCTTCCGAGCGATCGCGTCCAGACGAAACTCGAGAACTTCCTCGAGATCGATCTGAACGCCGAGGGGAGTTCCGGCGAGGACTCGGAGTGGTCCGGCGGCTCCTCGACGGGGAGTTACACGCTGGGCGACGTCGTCAAGCGCAAGGACTGA
- a CDS encoding CDP-alcohol phosphatidyltransferase family protein, giving the protein MTLDKFRPYVSRFLDPFVKGFDRVGMTPNGVSVVAFGMAILAAVAFALGGLEDPIWYAVAATLVFLNGWLDIVDGALAREQEVASAGGDLLDHVLDRYADIVVIAGLAAGLEDYLLGFAAVTGVVMTSYLGTQAQAVGLDRVYGGLVGRADRLAIIGVAGFLAYPLSGPIVGDFTLVGLLLVFLAVVGHLTALQRFYYSWIALER; this is encoded by the coding sequence ATGACGCTCGACAAGTTCCGCCCGTACGTGTCGCGATTCCTCGACCCGTTCGTCAAGGGGTTCGACCGCGTCGGAATGACGCCCAACGGCGTGAGCGTGGTCGCGTTCGGGATGGCGATTCTGGCCGCGGTGGCGTTCGCACTCGGCGGGCTCGAGGATCCGATCTGGTACGCCGTCGCGGCGACGCTGGTCTTTCTGAACGGCTGGCTCGACATCGTCGACGGTGCGCTGGCACGCGAACAGGAGGTCGCCTCGGCCGGCGGCGACCTGCTGGATCACGTCCTCGATCGGTACGCGGACATCGTCGTCATCGCCGGGCTGGCCGCGGGGCTCGAGGACTACCTGCTCGGTTTCGCCGCCGTCACGGGAGTCGTGATGACCTCCTACCTCGGGACGCAGGCCCAGGCAGTCGGTCTCGACCGGGTCTACGGCGGACTCGTGGGTCGGGCCGACCGGCTGGCGATCATCGGCGTCGCCGGCTTCCTCGCCTATCCGCTCTCGGGGCCGATCGTCGGCGATTTCACCCTCGTCGGCTTGCTGCTGGTCTTCCTCGCGGTCGTCGGCCATCTGACCGCGCTGCAGCGGTTTTACTACTCGTGGATCGCCCTCGAGCGATAG
- a CDS encoding adenylate kinase family protein: protein MRVAVTGTPGTGKTTATELLESRLADSDDAPDDASTPALEVIHLNRVLEDEALYTEVDADRESKVADLAALSEWLDGRDDVVIESHLAHHFDADRVAVLRCRPETLEERLLERGETEAKARENAESEALDVILSEAVEEHGLESVYEIDTTDRDPDAVADELAAVAGGKREPSAGEVDYMGYLT from the coding sequence ATGAGAGTCGCCGTCACCGGCACCCCCGGGACCGGGAAGACGACCGCGACCGAGTTACTCGAGTCCCGGCTGGCCGACTCCGATGACGCGCCCGACGACGCGTCGACGCCGGCTCTGGAGGTGATCCACCTCAACCGGGTGCTCGAGGATGAAGCACTCTACACCGAGGTCGACGCCGACCGCGAGAGCAAGGTCGCCGACCTCGCGGCACTGAGCGAGTGGCTCGACGGGCGCGACGACGTCGTGATCGAATCCCATCTCGCACATCACTTCGATGCTGATCGGGTCGCAGTACTGCGGTGTCGGCCGGAGACGCTCGAGGAACGATTGCTCGAGCGGGGCGAAACCGAGGCGAAAGCTCGCGAGAACGCAGAGAGCGAGGCGTTGGACGTCATTCTGTCCGAAGCGGTCGAGGAGCACGGCCTCGAGTCGGTGTACGAAATCGACACGACCGACCGCGACCCCGACGCCGTCGCGGACGAACTCGCGGCGGTCGCGGGCGGTAAACGCGAGCCGAGTGCCGGTGAGGTCGACTACATGGGGTACCTGACATGA
- the hisC gene encoding histidinol-phosphate transaminase — MQPRDLSDHVAYEAGRGIEEVARELGRNPSEFVKLASNENPHGPSPAAAVAIRETASSVSSYPKAAHADLTSAVADRWDVSDEQVWLANGGDGAIDYLHRATLEPGDEVIVPTPGFAYYGMSARFHHGEVTEYELSRADDFDQDADVVLEAYSGERIVWLTSPHNPTGSTMPLEEIERLADETDDETLVVVDEAYGEFADRDSAVALLEGRDGFDARDDVAVLRTFSKAYGLAGVRLGYAVVPDEWADAYARVNTPFAASELACRAGLAAVDDEEHVERTVETARESRAYMRDTIETHVWESEGNFALVDVGDASVVAGEMQERGVIVRDCSSFGLPGCLRITCGTEEETERAVATLNEVLDDLGLETDPTDEADDPDAEVADP, encoded by the coding sequence ATGCAACCGCGCGACCTGTCCGATCACGTCGCATACGAGGCGGGTCGAGGCATCGAGGAGGTCGCCCGTGAACTCGGGCGCAATCCCTCCGAATTCGTCAAACTCGCCTCGAACGAGAACCCGCACGGCCCCTCGCCGGCCGCCGCCGTGGCCATCCGCGAGACGGCCTCGAGCGTGAGTTCCTACCCGAAGGCCGCTCACGCTGACCTCACGAGCGCCGTCGCCGACCGCTGGGACGTCTCCGACGAGCAAGTCTGGCTGGCCAACGGCGGCGACGGGGCCATCGATTACCTCCACCGGGCGACCCTCGAACCGGGGGACGAGGTCATCGTCCCGACGCCGGGATTCGCGTATTACGGCATGAGCGCCCGATTCCACCATGGCGAGGTCACCGAGTACGAACTCTCGAGGGCCGACGACTTCGATCAAGACGCAGATGTCGTCCTCGAGGCTTACAGCGGCGAGCGGATCGTCTGGCTCACGAGCCCGCACAACCCCACCGGCTCGACGATGCCGCTCGAGGAAATCGAGCGCCTCGCCGACGAAACCGACGACGAGACGCTTGTCGTGGTCGACGAGGCCTACGGCGAGTTCGCCGACCGGGACAGCGCCGTCGCCCTGCTCGAGGGCCGCGACGGGTTCGACGCCCGCGACGATGTCGCCGTCCTGCGGACGTTCTCGAAGGCCTACGGGCTGGCCGGGGTCCGACTCGGGTACGCCGTCGTCCCCGACGAGTGGGCCGACGCCTACGCCCGCGTGAACACCCCCTTCGCGGCGAGCGAACTCGCCTGTCGAGCCGGTCTCGCCGCCGTCGACGACGAGGAACACGTCGAGCGAACCGTCGAGACGGCCCGCGAGTCACGCGCGTACATGCGGGACACGATCGAAACCCACGTCTGGGAGAGCGAGGGCAACTTCGCGCTCGTCGACGTCGGCGACGCCTCGGTGGTCGCCGGGGAAATGCAGGAACGGGGCGTCATCGTTCGCGACTGCTCGAGTTTTGGTCTCCCGGGCTGTCTCCGCATCACCTGCGGCACCGAGGAGGAGACCGAGCGAGCCGTCGCAACCCTCAACGAGGTGCTCGACGATCTCGGACTCGAGACGGACCCGACGGACGAGGCCGATGACCCGGACGCGGAGGTGGCCGATCCATGA